One Cyanobacteriota bacterium DNA segment encodes these proteins:
- the argG gene encoding argininosuccinate synthase has protein sequence MASILKSLPKGEKIGIAFSGGLDTSAAIAWMKAKGAVPYAYTANLGQPDETDYDTIPAKALDYGAHKARLIDCRAALVREGLGALSCGAFHISTAGKFYFNTTPIGRAVTGTILVTEMLKDGVDIWGDGSTYKGNDIERFYRYGRMVSSDLRIYKPWLDADFINELGGRKEMSEWLNKHGFEYKMSTEKAYSTDSNIWGASHEAKDLEELSSGMTIVKPIMGTRFWDPAVKIETEQVRIRFEQGLPVAINGKEFQDQVELVLEANRIGGRHGLGMSDQIENRIIEAKSRGIYEAPGLALFFIAYERLISAVHNEETIDNYRNLGRKLGRLLYEGRWFDPQALMLREALQRWVAKAITGEVVLELRRGDDYSILDTKGDNFTYRPERLTMEKGEGEFSQDDRIGSLNMRNPDIADSKAKLQVYADTGVLKLSSLADLNLLE, from the coding sequence TGGAGGCTTAGATACTTCTGCTGCTATCGCTTGGATGAAAGCCAAGGGTGCAGTGCCTTATGCCTATACTGCCAATCTTGGTCAACCTGATGAAACAGACTATGATACTATCCCTGCAAAAGCTCTTGACTATGGAGCCCACAAGGCTCGCTTGATTGATTGTAGAGCGGCTTTAGTTAGAGAAGGTCTTGGCGCATTGTCATGTGGGGCTTTTCATATTTCAACAGCCGGTAAGTTTTATTTCAACACTACGCCTATTGGTAGAGCTGTTACTGGAACAATACTTGTAACAGAGATGCTCAAAGACGGAGTTGATATTTGGGGAGACGGTTCTACATACAAGGGAAATGACATCGAGAGATTCTATCGTTATGGACGAATGGTCAGTAGTGATTTGAGAATCTACAAGCCTTGGTTGGATGCTGATTTTATTAATGAGCTTGGTGGTCGCAAAGAAATGAGTGAGTGGCTTAACAAGCATGGTTTTGAATACAAAATGTCAACAGAAAAAGCATACTCTACTGACTCTAATATTTGGGGTGCAAGTCATGAAGCAAAAGATCTTGAAGAACTTTCTTCAGGCATGACCATCGTTAAACCGATCATGGGCACGAGGTTCTGGGACCCAGCTGTCAAGATTGAAACAGAGCAAGTTCGTATTCGTTTTGAGCAAGGTCTACCGGTTGCAATTAATGGAAAAGAATTTCAGGATCAAGTTGAGCTTGTACTTGAAGCCAATCGTATTGGTGGTCGTCATGGACTTGGGATGTCTGATCAAATTGAAAACAGGATTATTGAAGCTAAGAGTCGCGGGATTTATGAAGCACCTGGACTTGCGTTATTTTTTATTGCTTATGAGAGATTAATTTCTGCAGTTCATAATGAAGAGACGATTGATAATTATCGCAACCTTGGTCGCAAGCTAGGTAGACTTCTATATGAAGGTAGATGGTTTGATCCACAAGCTCTGATGTTGCGTGAAGCACTACAGCGATGGGTAGCTAAAGCTATCACTGGTGAAGTTGTTCTTGAATTGCGTCGCGGTGATGATTATTCTATTTTGGATACCAAGGGTGATAATTTCACTTATCGCCCAGAGCGTCTCACTATGGAAAAGGGGGAAGGTGAGTTTTCGCAAGATGACAGAATTGGCTCGCTTAATATGCGCAATCCAGATATTGCTGATTCCAAAGCTAAATTGCAGGTATATGCTGATACAGGTGTCTTGAAGCTGAGTTCTTTAGCGGATTTGAATTTACTAGAATAG
- a CDS encoding nucleotidyltransferase domain-containing protein: MVKRLTDAELNTIVDDYVANLKTKIKIDKAILFGSYAKGTAHDYSDIDLLIISKQLSERKPKGACGLVLDRLVGFDKVHTDLEVIGVHPSKLNHEVTKSFFDEVLATGREIVIN, translated from the coding sequence ATGGTTAAGAGACTTACTGACGCAGAATTAAATACTATAGTTGATGACTATGTGGCAAATCTCAAGACTAAAATTAAGATAGATAAGGCTATTTTATTTGGATCTTACGCAAAGGGTACAGCACATGACTATAGTGATATTGATTTATTGATCATATCAAAACAGCTTTCGGAGCGTAAACCCAAAGGTGCTTGTGGTCTTGTTTTAGATCGTTTAGTTGGTTTTGATAAAGTCCATACTGATTTAGAAGTGATAGGTGTGCATCCCAGTAAATTGAATCACGAGGTTACCAAGTCCTTTTTTGATGAAGTCCTAGCCACTGGGAGAGAAATTGTAATAAATTAG
- a CDS encoding HEPN domain-containing protein — protein sequence MKANDSLNTIFHLHAAVEKILKGIADERGNNPPKIHALKKLAVDVCQLKPETHVEILIKSLDKAFIDSRYPEDIEIFEEEYDNEYCQQLVKDVEVTFKWLRDLLTQN from the coding sequence TTGAAAGCTAATGATTCGTTAAATACAATTTTTCATTTACATGCTGCGGTAGAAAAGATATTAAAGGGAATTGCTGATGAGAGGGGAAATAATCCACCCAAGATACACGCGCTTAAAAAATTAGCAGTTGATGTTTGTCAGTTAAAACCAGAAACTCATGTAGAGATATTGATTAAAAGTTTAGATAAAGCTTTTATCGATTCTCGATACCCTGAAGATATAGAAATCTTTGAAGAAGAATATGATAATGAATATTGTCAGCAATTAGTTAAAGATGTGGAGGTGACTTTTAAATGGTTAAGAGACTTACTGACGCAGAATTAA